In a single window of the Thermofilum uzonense genome:
- the ftsY gene encoding signal recognition particle-docking protein FtsY — MSARKLSKIFREFVDTLAFKELTPERFDEAASKLFIELVQSDVAVEVAEGIIGDLRSKVVGQRIQRGRSVKEFLESELRATLQEVFERAGWIDLEKLAMEQARQKGVFKVIFLGPNGHGKTTTIGKLSYRFSKKGLRVLIAAADTFRAGAIEQVSQIASLAGAGVFSMGYGADPAAVAYEAVERARRGGYNVVMIDTAGRMHTKKNLMDEMKKIIRVVEPDFKIFVGDALTGNDAVEMARSFHSEVGIDGSIVSKFDADVKGGVVVSLVYVTGRPVLYVGTGQRLEDLEPFDYKSFIDSVLSF; from the coding sequence ATGTCCGCTAGAAAGCTCTCCAAGATTTTTAGAGAGTTCGTTGACACGCTGGCCTTCAAAGAGCTCACGCCTGAGAGGTTTGACGAGGCAGCTTCAAAGCTTTTCATAGAGCTGGTGCAGAGCGATGTAGCGGTAGAGGTGGCTGAGGGGATAATAGGGGATCTTAGGAGTAAGGTCGTGGGTCAGAGGATTCAAAGGGGGAGGAGCGTAAAAGAGTTTCTAGAATCCGAGCTTCGTGCAACTCTTCAAGAGGTTTTTGAGAGGGCAGGCTGGATAGACCTTGAGAAGTTAGCCATGGAGCAGGCCAGGCAAAAAGGAGTTTTCAAGGTCATCTTTTTAGGCCCAAACGGCCACGGGAAGACAACCACTATTGGAAAGCTCTCCTATCGATTCTCGAAGAAGGGGCTAAGGGTATTGATAGCCGCAGCCGATACTTTCAGAGCCGGTGCGATAGAGCAGGTTTCACAGATAGCTAGCCTCGCCGGTGCCGGCGTCTTCAGCATGGGGTATGGTGCCGACCCGGCAGCCGTCGCGTATGAGGCTGTTGAGAGGGCTAGAAGGGGAGGTTACAACGTGGTCATGATAGATACCGCTGGGAGGATGCATACAAAGAAAAACCTAATGGATGAGATGAAGAAGATCATAAGGGTGGTGGAGCCAGATTTCAAAATATTCGTTGGGGACGCGTTGACAGGTAATGACGCGGTTGAGATGGCCCGCTCTTTCCACTCGGAGGTGGGAATAGATGGAAGCATAGTATCGAAGTTTGACGCGGACGTGAAGGGTGGAGTTGTTGTCTCGCTAGTCTATGTGACTGGGAGGCCTGTGCTGTACGTGGGTACAGGGCAGCGTCTCGAAGACCTAGAGCCTTTCGATTACAAGAGCTTTATAGACTCAGTTCTATCCTTCTAG
- a CDS encoding NMD3-related protein, with the protein MQRLLICPACGRETDKLVEGLCEDCYRKEHPLLELKSDHVELHVCRICGSLSIRKDKWLSSREDLEEDLEKNISKIARVRGLLREVDIKVSEDLSLIIIKAKGRASNELRSDYVEEHVMKVLTRKTVCEACLGQVSRRKHALIQIRARDQRLGEKRLKEISKIIEDTLTELSTRDPSAVPVEVQQKPEGLDIYFSGYPAARKVAEALSRRMYVEVLETSKLIGVDGSGREKYKRTIRLLLPGFVPGDVVKLDQELYYVSALSQRYVELLNLQRYTKVRLNLTREVTSKMNVVASEEDLAEGLVLSKSGNFLQVLNLRTYETFEVYLEKAEALTMFPVSEKVKILLFGEKIYLIPFQCTPQEVTR; encoded by the coding sequence ATGCAGAGGCTGCTCATATGTCCAGCCTGTGGCAGGGAGACGGATAAGCTAGTTGAGGGTCTATGCGAGGACTGCTATAGGAAAGAGCACCCCTTACTCGAGTTGAAGTCTGATCATGTCGAGCTACATGTGTGCAGGATTTGTGGCTCGCTTAGTATAAGGAAGGACAAGTGGCTCTCCTCGCGAGAGGATCTGGAGGAGGATCTCGAGAAGAACATCTCAAAGATAGCACGGGTACGTGGGCTCCTTCGAGAAGTTGACATAAAAGTCTCGGAGGACCTTTCCCTAATAATTATTAAGGCTAAAGGTAGAGCGTCAAACGAGCTTCGAAGCGACTACGTGGAGGAGCATGTGATGAAGGTGTTGACTAGGAAGACCGTCTGCGAGGCATGCCTCGGACAAGTCTCAAGAAGGAAGCACGCCTTAATACAGATTAGGGCACGCGACCAGAGACTAGGCGAGAAACGGCTTAAGGAAATTTCCAAGATCATCGAGGATACCCTTACCGAGCTTTCAACACGCGACCCTTCAGCGGTTCCCGTGGAGGTTCAGCAAAAACCTGAGGGTCTCGACATATACTTCTCCGGGTATCCCGCTGCCAGAAAGGTCGCCGAGGCCCTGTCCAGGAGGATGTACGTTGAGGTTCTCGAGACAAGCAAGCTTATCGGTGTAGATGGGAGTGGTCGCGAGAAGTACAAGAGGACTATAAGGCTGCTGCTCCCAGGCTTCGTTCCCGGAGATGTAGTAAAATTGGACCAGGAGTTATATTATGTCTCAGCCTTATCGCAGCGGTATGTAGAGCTCTTGAACCTGCAGCGATACACGAAGGTTCGATTAAACCTCACCCGTGAGGTAACCTCAAAGATGAACGTAGTTGCCAGCGAAGAAGATCTGGCCGAGGGCCTGGTTCTTTCTAAGAGTGGGAATTTTCTCCAGGTATTAAACCTGAGAACATACGAGACCTTCGAGGTATACCTAGAGAAAGCGGAGGCACTTACGATGTTCCCGGTATCAGAAAAGGTTAAGATACTTCTCTTTGGAGAGAAAATTTACCTTATACCTTTCCAGTGTACTCCTCAAGAAGTAACTCGATAG
- a CDS encoding CDP-2,3-bis-(O-geranylgeranyl)-sn-glycerol synthase, which yields MSVQDTVIGAILWILPAYVANAAPVPTVYFLRKLGGKTHPLDLGLNFIDGKRVLGDNKTLEGFIGGLSAGSLVGAGLQLWGLHSFPLALILSFGALAGDLAGAFVKRRLGLKPGDPAPLLDQLDFVLGATILYQLFAPVRLEYFLIVVIMTPLLHLATNTLAYLLGLKSNPW from the coding sequence GTGTCAGTTCAGGATACCGTTATAGGCGCAATTCTCTGGATACTCCCAGCCTACGTCGCCAACGCTGCTCCCGTGCCCACAGTGTATTTTCTACGAAAACTCGGGGGAAAAACACACCCCCTTGATCTGGGGTTAAACTTTATCGACGGGAAAAGGGTTCTCGGCGACAATAAAACACTCGAGGGCTTTATAGGCGGACTGTCGGCAGGCTCACTTGTAGGAGCCGGGTTGCAACTTTGGGGGCTGCACAGCTTCCCATTGGCGTTGATCCTCTCCTTTGGCGCTCTAGCCGGGGATCTCGCAGGTGCATTCGTAAAGAGGAGACTTGGATTGAAGCCTGGAGACCCTGCACCGCTACTGGATCAGCTGGACTTTGTGCTGGGAGCTACAATACTATACCAGTTGTTTGCCCCAGTACGCCTGGAGTACTTCCTAATAGTCGTGATAATGACGCCACTCCTACATCTCGCCACGAACACTCTGGCATATCTCTTAGGCCTTAAATCCAATCCCTGGTGA
- a CDS encoding DUF424 domain-containing protein, translating to MARVSVKVHETSQYTMVAMCDEELLGREFSQGKIKVRLTHEFFGGLLLDVDSPELERVLSRADSITAFGRTCVEKLVKIFPTVREASVEVAGIPHVQIFKMPFESM from the coding sequence GTGGCCCGGGTATCCGTCAAGGTTCACGAGACCAGCCAGTACACCATGGTGGCCATGTGTGATGAGGAGTTGCTTGGGAGGGAGTTCTCCCAGGGAAAGATAAAAGTAAGGCTTACCCATGAGTTTTTCGGGGGCTTGCTGCTTGACGTGGATTCCCCCGAGCTAGAAAGAGTATTGTCACGTGCAGACAGCATAACGGCTTTTGGCAGAACATGTGTCGAGAAGCTTGTCAAGATTTTTCCAACTGTGCGCGAGGCCAGCGTCGAGGTAGCCGGTATACCCCATGTGCAAATTTTTAAGATGCCGTTCGAGTCGATGTGA
- the argF gene encoding ornithine carbamoyltransferase: MHKRDFLTLRDYTPEEIRLLIDDAILLKRLRQHGKTVLPYLTGLNIAMIFEKPSTRTRASFTVAIEELGAFPISYSAQELQLSRGEPVKDLGRVLSRYHHALAARVFRHSDLVELAKFSSVPVINLLSDQYHPLQALADYMTIMEKKGRIEGVKIAFVGDGRDNVFNSLAIAGVKLGAKVRVAAPRQYGPDPGVLGEEIYRRIEVYEDPFEAVRDVDVIYTDVFVSMGQEKEREERIKTFLPRYQVNAELLKRVGRDDYIVMHCLPAHRGEEITDDVIESPQSVVFDEAENRLHTSKAVLLYLLNPHWRQRI, encoded by the coding sequence GTGCACAAACGCGACTTTCTTACGCTTAGGGACTATACCCCTGAGGAGATAAGGCTTCTCATAGATGACGCAATACTCTTGAAGAGGCTAAGACAGCACGGGAAGACAGTTCTGCCATACCTTACAGGCCTTAACATCGCTATGATTTTCGAGAAACCGTCTACGAGAACAAGAGCCTCGTTCACGGTGGCTATCGAGGAGCTAGGCGCGTTCCCAATCTCCTATTCTGCCCAGGAGCTACAGCTATCCAGGGGGGAGCCTGTTAAGGATCTAGGTAGGGTGCTGTCACGCTACCACCACGCTCTCGCGGCTAGAGTTTTCCGGCACTCTGACCTCGTTGAGCTAGCCAAATTCTCGAGCGTGCCGGTTATTAATCTTTTAAGCGACCAGTACCATCCTCTGCAAGCCCTAGCGGACTACATGACGATCATGGAGAAGAAGGGCAGAATTGAAGGTGTAAAGATAGCCTTTGTAGGCGACGGCCGCGACAACGTTTTCAACTCGCTTGCGATAGCAGGCGTTAAGCTCGGGGCTAAGGTCAGGGTAGCCGCTCCGAGGCAGTACGGGCCTGACCCGGGGGTGCTTGGGGAAGAGATTTACAGGAGGATTGAGGTATACGAGGATCCCTTCGAGGCGGTAAGGGATGTCGACGTGATTTATACGGATGTTTTCGTGAGCATGGGCCAAGAGAAGGAGCGTGAGGAGAGAATTAAAACATTTTTGCCGAGGTATCAAGTTAATGCGGAGCTCTTAAAGAGGGTTGGCAGGGACGACTACATAGTCATGCATTGTCTCCCGGCACACAGGGGGGAGGAGATAACAGACGATGTGATAGAGAGTCCTCAAAGCGTTGTGTTTGATGAGGCAGAGAACAGGCTCCACACCTCGAAGGCTGTTCTGCTCTACCTGCTTAATCCGCACTGGAGGCAGAGAATTTGA
- the pfdA gene encoding prefoldin subunit alpha, with product MSSQQSRERIAQEYTVLSQLAEELQKEITLAQNLLQEVDATVITLKNISSLGESKEILIPISSGVYAKALINRQEKFLVAIGSNILVEKDLNETLQFLEQRRGELQKIIERRVDELNNVLGRLQQLQASLR from the coding sequence ATGTCGTCACAGCAGTCGAGGGAGAGAATAGCCCAAGAATACACCGTGCTGAGCCAGTTGGCCGAGGAGCTACAAAAAGAGATCACACTGGCGCAAAACCTGTTGCAGGAGGTCGACGCTACTGTAATAACTCTAAAGAACATAAGCTCCCTGGGAGAGTCAAAAGAGATACTTATACCCATCTCGTCGGGAGTCTACGCGAAGGCTTTGATCAATAGACAGGAAAAGTTCCTTGTTGCCATCGGCTCCAACATCCTCGTTGAGAAGGATTTAAACGAGACGCTGCAGTTTCTTGAGCAGAGGAGGGGCGAGCTGCAAAAAATCATCGAGAGAAGAGTAGACGAGCTAAACAATGTCCTTGGAAGGCTACAGCAGCTACAGGCTTCACTAAGGTAG
- a CDS encoding 30S ribosomal protein S6e, protein MPEFKLVISDPTTGKAEQIELKGDQASRLIGYKIGDIIDGGLIGRPGVKLQIRGGSGRAGEPMRPDIPGARKGYFLLSGPPGYKPKEKGERRRRYVRGNTITDDVVQINLVIIEGSQASAQQS, encoded by the coding sequence ATGCCGGAGTTCAAGCTCGTAATCTCTGACCCCACAACGGGAAAAGCTGAACAGATTGAGCTCAAAGGAGATCAAGCTTCAAGACTAATAGGCTACAAGATCGGAGACATCATTGATGGAGGGCTTATAGGCAGGCCTGGAGTCAAGCTCCAAATACGCGGAGGATCCGGCAGGGCAGGCGAGCCCATGAGACCAGACATACCCGGAGCCAGGAAAGGATACTTCCTGTTATCCGGTCCTCCAGGCTATAAGCCTAAGGAGAAAGGGGAAAGAAGGCGCAGGTACGTTAGGGGGAACACGATCACAGACGACGTGGTTCAGATCAACCTTGTAATCATCGAGGGGAGCCAGGCAAGTGCCCAGCAATCCTAA
- the rpl18a gene encoding 50S ribosomal protein L18Ae: MAVRTFEVTGEMKLRLGERRKFRIYLRGLGEKDVLEKLYSLLGSRHKVTRNHVKITGIREVSPDDVEDVYVKALAATDRVVLYA, from the coding sequence ATGGCCGTACGCACTTTCGAGGTTACAGGGGAGATGAAGCTTCGGCTTGGCGAGCGTCGCAAGTTCCGAATATATCTCAGGGGGTTGGGAGAAAAAGACGTATTGGAGAAACTCTACAGCCTGTTGGGGAGTCGCCACAAGGTTACCCGTAACCACGTCAAGATCACGGGTATAAGGGAAGTAAGCCCTGACGACGTCGAAGACGTCTATGTGAAGGCGCTAGCGGCTACGGATAGGGTTGTCTTGTACGCCTAA
- a CDS encoding thioredoxin family protein, which produces MIENASLREVEEHIRSGKAVVLDFYADWCIPCRAIEEMLEQVAKHFKDREKVVFLRINVDLEKEAAERFDVYGLPTVIVIHRGEEVKRFSGVPRNFSVELAKTLKSLH; this is translated from the coding sequence ATGATTGAAAACGCCTCACTCAGAGAGGTGGAGGAGCATATAAGAAGCGGGAAGGCAGTGGTGCTAGACTTCTACGCTGACTGGTGTATCCCTTGTAGGGCTATCGAGGAAATGCTTGAACAAGTTGCTAAGCACTTTAAGGACCGCGAAAAAGTCGTTTTCCTGAGGATAAACGTTGACCTAGAGAAAGAGGCGGCCGAGAGATTCGACGTCTACGGCTTACCCACGGTGATCGTGATACACAGGGGTGAAGAGGTTAAACGGTTCTCGGGCGTGCCGAGAAACTTCTCCGTAGAACTAGCAAAGACGCTGAAATCTCTCCACTAG
- a CDS encoding ribbon-helix-helix domain-containing protein, whose protein sequence is MSDKPPSDLVKVNFRIKEREYLEMKRLVASKKYSSISELVRHAIELLLEEYTGKV, encoded by the coding sequence GTGTCAGATAAGCCTCCCAGCGACTTGGTTAAGGTTAATTTCAGGATTAAAGAGCGCGAGTACCTTGAGATGAAAAGGCTAGTAGCGTCCAAGAAGTACTCTTCGATCTCTGAGCTTGTCAGGCACGCTATCGAGTTACTTCTTGAGGAGTACACTGGAAAGGTATAA
- a CDS encoding type 1 glutamine amidotransferase domain-containing protein, translating into MKVAVLIEDLFDERELIYPLYRLQELGFQVDVVGPEVKEYKGKSGLVLKATKDVRSALQEEYLVVWIPGGYAPDRLRRSKEIIQFVRKTAERGVVAAVCHAPWLLVSAGLAKGRRLTGFFSIHDDLRNAGAILVDASFVRDGNIVTGTGPEAMPGMFKLILEALREKGINI; encoded by the coding sequence ATGAAGGTTGCGGTTCTTATAGAAGATTTATTTGACGAGCGCGAGCTCATTTATCCCTTATACAGGCTTCAGGAGCTAGGCTTCCAGGTGGACGTTGTCGGCCCCGAGGTCAAAGAGTACAAGGGGAAGAGCGGGCTAGTCTTAAAGGCGACAAAGGACGTAAGGTCAGCGTTACAGGAGGAATATCTCGTAGTTTGGATTCCAGGAGGCTATGCTCCTGACAGGTTGAGGAGAAGCAAGGAGATAATCCAGTTTGTTAGAAAGACAGCTGAAAGGGGCGTTGTCGCCGCGGTTTGTCATGCTCCCTGGCTTCTCGTGTCAGCAGGCCTAGCAAAAGGAAGAAGGCTTACAGGGTTTTTCTCGATACATGATGATCTGAGGAACGCGGGGGCGATTCTAGTAGACGCATCGTTCGTGAGGGACGGGAACATTGTCACGGGTACAGGTCCCGAAGCAATGCCCGGAATGTTCAAGCTTATCCTTGAGGCGCTCCGCGAAAAGGGGATAAATATCTAA
- the fen gene encoding flap endonuclease-1, which translates to MGTYLTPIITRTRIGLRGLAGKVLAVDALNSIYQFLALIRGPRGEPLRRSDGKITSHLVGLAFRYSRLAIDYSCRFIFVFDGPPHPLKRRELEKRREMRKKAEEEFYRLISLGEYEKAFSKAVVAVTVDDWIIESSKRLIALMGWPVIEAPHDAEAQAAHIVSRGDAWAVATLDWDALLYNAPRLVRYVTITGTEWLPSKQRARRLEPELVEMSVVLEKLGISRRQLVEVAILVGTDYNEGVRGVGPKKALKLIRTYGSIERLPESIKKSIPGYEDVLNIFMKPIVYETYRLEFREPDYEGLEHFLVDENEFSEDRVKTLLERLRRAWGKQLQAHLDMF; encoded by the coding sequence GTGGGAACTTACCTCACGCCGATAATCACACGTACACGCATAGGCCTAAGGGGTCTAGCTGGAAAAGTCCTTGCAGTCGACGCCCTCAACTCTATATATCAGTTCCTAGCCCTCATAAGAGGCCCCAGAGGCGAACCTCTAAGGAGAAGTGACGGGAAAATAACCTCCCACCTCGTCGGCCTAGCATTCCGCTATTCAAGGCTGGCAATCGACTACTCGTGCCGCTTCATCTTCGTCTTCGACGGGCCTCCCCATCCACTCAAAAGACGTGAACTCGAAAAAAGGAGGGAGATGAGAAAGAAAGCAGAAGAAGAGTTCTACAGGCTTATCTCCTTAGGAGAGTACGAGAAGGCATTCTCGAAAGCAGTCGTAGCAGTGACTGTTGACGATTGGATAATTGAGAGCTCTAAAAGGCTCATAGCCCTGATGGGGTGGCCTGTCATAGAGGCCCCGCATGATGCCGAGGCTCAGGCAGCACACATAGTGTCCCGCGGAGACGCCTGGGCTGTAGCTACCTTGGACTGGGACGCGCTGCTCTACAACGCTCCGAGGCTAGTACGCTATGTCACTATAACAGGGACAGAGTGGCTTCCAAGCAAGCAGCGGGCTAGACGGCTTGAACCAGAGCTTGTAGAGATGAGTGTTGTCCTGGAAAAGCTAGGGATCAGTAGGCGCCAACTTGTAGAGGTCGCAATCCTTGTGGGCACGGACTATAACGAGGGAGTAAGGGGAGTTGGCCCTAAAAAAGCCTTGAAGCTTATCAGGACGTATGGGAGCATTGAGAGACTCCCCGAGAGCATTAAGAAATCCATACCCGGCTATGAGGACGTCTTAAACATCTTCATGAAACCGATAGTCTACGAGACTTACAGGCTAGAGTTCAGGGAGCCTGACTATGAAGGACTAGAGCATTTCCTAGTGGATGAGAATGAGTTCTCTGAAGATCGTGTTAAGACACTGCTTGAGCGGCTGAGACGTGCCTGGGGGAAACAATTACAGGCCCACCTAGACATGTTCTAG
- a CDS encoding translation initiation factor aIF-1A yields the protein MSKNPKEPEETEESEIPLPDGQTTLLCVIQQLLGFDRARVFCSDGKIRLCRIPGKLKKRMWMKVGDLVLVAPWDFQPDKGDILYRYTGTEIQRLERKGLLKDLHQLLG from the coding sequence ATGAGTAAAAATCCCAAAGAACCCGAAGAGACAGAAGAATCCGAAATACCCCTCCCCGATGGCCAGACAACCCTCCTATGCGTCATACAACAGCTCCTGGGCTTCGACAGAGCCAGAGTCTTCTGCAGCGATGGGAAAATCAGGCTTTGCAGGATCCCTGGAAAGCTCAAAAAGCGCATGTGGATGAAGGTGGGAGACCTCGTCCTAGTCGCTCCCTGGGACTTTCAGCCAGACAAGGGCGACATACTTTACAGATATACAGGGACCGAGATCCAAAGGCTTGAAAGAAAGGGGCTCTTAAAGGATCTTCACCAGCTTCTCGGCTAA
- a CDS encoding ATPase domain-containing protein: MLGRKRFDKNMPSPTNIPVEDAQPPSEATPDEQLVHEEKALVGGERRGYDLVKTGIEGLDERIGGLLRGRSYLVTGETGTGKTLFSLTFLIQGIRMGEPGIYVLVDEDYDDFVRGANDFGWDVESLISQGMLNVLTLMPDFVERLKNKPANTVVDSIVYGILEETRKIEAKRLVIDPIAPLMVNEGDVAWTREYIKNLIINLEKRIGTTNIIVSEIPTGSTALSRFGVEEFLAAGVFVLGLERVKNTFYRTLFVRKMRWRPVPPDIYVFDIQNGKGIVVKDKLANILRA, translated from the coding sequence ATGCTTGGGCGTAAGCGTTTCGACAAAAACATGCCTTCCCCCACCAATATACCTGTTGAAGACGCGCAGCCCCCGTCGGAGGCTACTCCGGATGAGCAGCTGGTCCACGAGGAAAAGGCACTTGTAGGCGGTGAGAGACGGGGATACGACCTGGTCAAGACGGGCATAGAGGGACTTGACGAGAGAATAGGGGGGTTGCTTCGAGGCAGGTCTTATCTCGTTACAGGAGAGACGGGAACAGGAAAAACGTTATTCTCGTTGACGTTCCTTATACAAGGTATCAGGATGGGGGAACCCGGCATATACGTGCTTGTAGACGAGGACTACGACGACTTTGTGAGGGGTGCTAACGACTTCGGCTGGGACGTGGAATCCCTAATAAGCCAGGGGATGCTGAACGTGTTAACCCTCATGCCCGACTTCGTCGAGAGGCTCAAGAACAAGCCCGCAAACACTGTCGTGGACTCAATAGTCTATGGTATACTGGAAGAGACGAGGAAGATTGAGGCGAAAAGGCTGGTAATAGACCCTATAGCCCCCCTTATGGTGAATGAGGGTGATGTCGCTTGGACTCGCGAGTATATTAAAAACCTTATAATAAACCTTGAGAAGAGGATAGGAACGACAAACATCATCGTATCAGAGATACCGACAGGAAGCACCGCACTAAGCCGCTTCGGCGTAGAGGAGTTCCTAGCTGCAGGAGTCTTCGTGCTTGGACTCGAGAGAGTCAAGAACACCTTTTACCGTACACTCTTCGTCCGCAAGATGCGGTGGAGGCCTGTGCCCCCCGATATATACGTCTTTGACATCCAGAATGGCAAGGGCATAGTTGTAAAAGACAAACTCGCCAATATTTTGAGGGCTTAG
- a CDS encoding MBL fold metallo-hydrolase, giving the protein MIKFLENKVAVMLRVSSVAITPIADESLGVRSMSLFVETPDTRILFDAGVSLGPHRYGLPPHPEEFRALNLHRERVAEFAEKAEIVTISHYHRDHFTPPYASLYECTERDTFFEVYSGKTILAKSQESNINHSQKLRARALVKALEESKAGARLVYLDNNSFKAGDTLISGFLAMHGDERLGWVLCFKLYVAGEPILAFMPDVQGPVSDEALQVLLGEGFRVAVIGGPPTYLTRESGDNRVKKGLENLSKALRVNRVNVLSHHILRDPDWRGVLEEYAPGAEVKLYSEIAGFEFTPLEAYRNLLYETDPPPASYLESLRRKTLKCSDL; this is encoded by the coding sequence TTGATCAAATTCCTCGAGAACAAAGTGGCGGTGATGCTGAGAGTCTCAAGCGTGGCGATAACACCTATAGCAGACGAGAGCCTCGGCGTCAGGTCGATGAGCCTCTTCGTCGAGACACCTGACACCCGTATACTCTTCGATGCCGGTGTGAGCCTTGGGCCTCACAGGTACGGCCTGCCCCCACACCCGGAGGAGTTTCGAGCCCTGAACTTGCATCGAGAACGAGTCGCTGAGTTCGCGGAGAAGGCTGAGATTGTCACAATTTCACATTATCACCGGGATCATTTCACGCCGCCGTATGCCTCGCTATACGAGTGTACTGAAAGGGATACATTCTTTGAAGTGTATAGCGGTAAAACAATTCTAGCCAAGTCACAGGAGAGCAACATAAATCACAGCCAGAAGCTGAGGGCAAGAGCCCTCGTCAAAGCACTAGAAGAGTCAAAGGCCGGGGCAAGGCTCGTGTACCTGGATAATAACAGCTTCAAAGCAGGTGACACATTAATATCTGGTTTTCTAGCTATGCACGGCGACGAGCGGCTAGGGTGGGTGCTCTGCTTTAAGCTCTACGTCGCCGGGGAGCCGATTCTCGCGTTTATGCCTGATGTTCAAGGCCCTGTCTCTGACGAGGCACTTCAGGTCCTTCTAGGCGAGGGGTTCAGGGTAGCGGTTATCGGCGGCCCCCCAACGTACTTGACGCGGGAGTCCGGGGATAATAGGGTGAAGAAGGGGCTCGAGAACCTTTCTAAGGCTTTAAGGGTCAACCGTGTGAACGTGCTTTCACATCACATCCTCAGGGATCCGGATTGGAGGGGGGTTCTAGAAGAGTATGCTCCAGGCGCTGAGGTCAAGCTTTACAGCGAGATAGCGGGCTTCGAGTTTACTCCTCTTGAAGCATATAGAAACCTTTTGTACGAGACAGACCCCCCTCCCGCCTCCTACCTAGAATCTCTCAGGAGGAAAACCCTGAAGTGCTCGGACTTATAG